The Osmia bicornis bicornis chromosome 12, iOsmBic2.1, whole genome shotgun sequence genome contains the following window.
ttgtcacattattattattattattattattgtttaaaaacTGATAATACTCCATGTCCATATAGTGTTGAGCACTATTTTAAAATCAGTGTTATCTTAATTTTAAACTTGGAGTATGGACTCATTCCATTGCTATTACACATGGTTgtaatatttagaaaaatgtttTCCTAATACTAACATGTTCATAGTTTATTTTATAAGCTATGAACAATGCACATTCCATCACGTACAAATCctgtattaaaaaagaaaaactataaaaatgtaatatgctTGATTTAAAAGTTGTTTAAGTATTtttgtggaaaaaaaaaaataaagaaagtcAAGGTTGTGCTTGAATATCTGATACTATCATTAGTTAGATATTAGCTTTCATACTacagttaaaaagaaaaaaaaaacaaatattagTTACATATCAGACAAAATATAGCAGATCAATTTATTCATCTCTAACACTTAAATACTAATTACAATCATTAAAGGTACATTGTAGTAACTAGTACACCCtattcgatttttcttatAGAGTTCTGATTTGTTTGAAAGAAACGTACTTTATAATATTAACTTCATAAAAATACTTTTGATATTAAATAATGTTCATTATTAAATTGCAATCGgaaaaacataaatatttaaGTACATTTTTTCACATCATTCATTAACTGTAGTattattcacatttttattgtattagTGTATCAGTATACATGACCAGCATACTTAAAAATGTGTGTACTATGTGTAGTTCTAATTCTACATTTTTATCACAATGGTTGTCACAATGGTTGTCACTATAATCATCATATTTCACATAAGAAATCATAcagatttatttataaaactcattaaaaatattgatacaaTAAATAATCATTCATAAAAGATGACTGtcttttattgtaattaatcagTGTTGTTTGATTGTGTTAAAAGAAGTGTTTTCTCAATCTCTGAACATAATTTTCTTATATCATTGGGTGCAGCATATTCTGCTGCTAAAATAGCATTTGCCACTGCTATTGTTTCATGAACAGTCCTTGCTTTCACCCAAACCCTTCCATTCATACCAGCTGCTACTTCAAATGCTTGACTTTGTGCAAGTGTCTTGAACAATGGAGATTTATGATTCAATATCTTTCGAATGAGACTCAAGGAACATGTAAAGAGCATGCCCTCATTACTCAAAACACCCAAGTCCTTTTCTTTGCCATGAGAGTCTACGCATACAAGCTCTGGTTCCATATCTTTACTAGCAACCAAAAGTTTTGCAAACACAATGTCTCCAACTTGAATATCAGGACGGTTCTTCTTAGTAGCTCCTTCAAATGCAAGATACGAGAGTGATGCTTGATCGCTGGCTCCTATGTCTACTTTAAATATATCACCTCCCTTCTGTGTTACTATCCCAATTACATTCTCTCCACGATTTGGTATGTAACTGCAAATCATATTTtgaatgttttattatttaaaatactatTATCTTACttgatgaaattcaattaccGTTTCTGATAACTATCTACATAATATACAGCTGGTTGCGTTTTCCTCAGTATCCCTGCTTTATATGCAAACACTGTATCGGCTTCGCGACGAAGACCGGGTCCTAAGACAATTGTTTCCTTTTTGTTAATAGTTGCAATATCTTTTACAGCATCACCAGGCATCACTATATCTCCTACGGTAActtccatttttctttacaaGTTAAGAATTCCTATTTTGCATTAAAATATGATCTTGATAGAGGTTATAAACATATAGCATTtgttaaaattgtttattgtCAAGTactcataaaaaaaattatacagaaACAACTTTACTACTTTCGAATAGAATTActttatgtattaaatatttacaaatagtataattttataatttcattatgtTGCATCACATGTGTTTTCTACCAAGTATTTTCTGCTAATCTCGCGCCcttatttcaaagaaaagCGCATGCGCAATGCACCTTGCATAAATTGATGCAACAATTAAGGTAATGTTTATTGTTCGAACATTAACTTAATAATCGAATAAATCAGGTGACTTTTATGTctgatatttcaaatatcaaattaaattaaatgttcTTCTTTTCGCATCAGTACTAATcaggaataataattaattacaggGCAATGCAACTTTCTTGGTTCTACGCTCGTGGAAACAATGGCGCCACCATACAGTAAGTTTCGAGGCTGCCGCGTGAAACTGTAACGCCACAGAAATCGCGGTGCTCGTTGTTTTTTTTCAGTGATCGATTTCATTTTGCAATAACTCGGGAAATCGACATTTCTCTGGATGGCACAACAAGATTGTCACTACTATTACTAATGCTAAGGTAATATTTTACAGTATTATAAAACATATAGCCGTGAAATTTGCGCAGCATTCGCCGGATCGATAATTGATTTGGGTGTATTATATTCTAACCTACCTTCCTGTTCCCTTTTGAGTTATTACTTTGATCGTGacatattattaattaattcgttaCAATTCAGTTCAGATTTGTATGATGCTTAAAAAGATTATTATAGTTTATCTTGTAATTGCTGTAATGGAAATCTTTATTTAGGTTTTTAAATGTGGCCACTATGTCTATTATTACTTACTGTCATTCATTGTTAGCATATTTATTAATCTTTAATTGCCTATAGAAatgttcttttatttcttgtaCCTGTACAactatagaaaaaatattgataacatttatttaaacttcCTATTTCTTCATAGACTATAATtcaagtaaaatattaatactgtGATATAACATATGTGATGAAacttatttaattaatgaacccatattatgtaaattatataaagTAATAGTATATCATATGTTtgtttacaataataatattaacaaaagatatttgtattttatattgcaggtataatacaaaatgtatAATGGAATTGGATTACAAACACCACGTGGTTCTGGAACTAATGGACATGTCCAAAGAAATTGGGCAATTATACGCAAAGCAAAGGATAAAGTCACCTATAAAACTGATGAAGGAAAATTGGATCAGCTGAATAAACAACCTAACAAAGAAATCCTAGATCAtgttagaaaaagaaaagtcgAAGTAAAATGTGCAGAATTAGCAGATATTTTAGAAGAACAGGGGTAGGTATTTTTATACTAATGAATCATACAAcagagaatttaaaaatgaagaataaaatAGTTTTCTTAAAAAGAAGTTCAAAAATGacatatgtaataaatgtgtAGCTTTATTGACTCCTTGAACCCAATACTAAATTAGATTTTAAACTTCAATTGGATTTAGCTTACCTTTGGCTTCAATGTATATCTCTGGTGTATATTTCTTAGCCAATGTACTTTCTATGGAcagataattaataaaattaatatttgccAGGATTTTTGTATTGTATTAATATTTGGATTTTACTTTACAGGTTTACAAGTGAGGAGGTAACAAAAAAAGTAGAATCATACAGATCCATGTTAATGGGAACAGATACTAAACCAGTAATATCTAGGGATGAATTTGGCCGTGTAAAGTAAGTACagtctttatttattttactcttAATGTTACATTTCTGCATTTATACATgatattacaaattatatattgaaattctgctaaaataaataaacagagAATCCATGTTTGAGAGGAAGTATGTTGTATGCGATATAAGACAGCCACTTTCTGTAACCtgtttgtatattttattaaaaatctcatTGGTCACACGAGTATAAACATATAAAAGATCTTATCTTTAGGCAGAAACATTGCCAGAAAacagtttcaatttttcttaagCTTTTCTCtcttcaaactttgaaaacctTAGGATCTCTTATGTACATT
Protein-coding sequences here:
- the LOC114873187 gene encoding exosome complex component RRP40, whose translation is MEVTVGDIVMPGDAVKDIATINKKETIVLGPGLRREADTVFAYKAGILRKTQPAVYYVDSYQKRYIPNRGENVIGIVTQKGGDIFKVDIGASDQASLSYLAFEGATKKNRPDIQVGDIVFAKLLVASKDMEPELVCVDSHGKEKDLGVLSNEGMLFTCSLSLIRKILNHKSPLFKTLAQSQAFEVAAGMNGRVWVKARTVHETIAVANAILAAEYAAPNDIRKLCSEIEKTLLLTQSNNTD